The following DNA comes from Oncorhynchus mykiss isolate Arlee chromosome 16, USDA_OmykA_1.1, whole genome shotgun sequence.
agactgctctatcaaatatcaaatcatagacttaattataatataataaatacagaaatacgagccttatgtcattaatatggtcaaatccggaaactatcatttcgaaaacaaaacgtttattctttcactGAAATACGGAAGGAACTGTTACGTATTTTAtcaaacgggtggcatccatatgtctaaatattgctgttacattgcacatcCTTCAATGCTATGTCATAATTGTGTAACATTCTGGCAAATGAATTAGTCTTttttaggaagaaatggtcttcacacaatTCGCAACTAGCCAGGCATCCCAAACTGCTGCATACACCCTTACtttgcttgcacagaacgcaagagaagggacacaatttccctagttaaaagaaattcatgttagtaggcaatattaactaaaaaTGCAGGTTcataaaaaaaataacttgtgtattgattttaagaaaggcattgatgttttatggttaggtacatcgctttttttcgcgaatgcgcttgttaaatcatcacccgtttgcgaaataggctgtgattcgataaaTTAACAgacaccgcattgattatatgcaacgcaggacaagctagataactaCACATGTTTGATGATATTAATAGTTTaaagattgttttttttatatgataaatttaatgctagctagcaacttaccttggctccttgctgcactcgtgtaacagatggtcagcctgccacgcagtctcctcgtggagtgcaatgtaatcggcgtccaaaaatgcagaataccgattgttatgaagacttgaaatcgtccctaattaatcggccaccTCTAGTAGGCCTAGATAGGTACACTTATGATTCATAATGATGTGGCAAGTGACgctttgcttcttgaaagtccaatatcttgaaaacttgactgctgacatgcaaaacattttgggtacTTGAATTCGTTTTTGTTTTGAGTTTCCCTTTAAATAGCAGAAAATGTCATTATTTTTTGCCTGTTATTTGATTCCAAAGATGGAAGTGGGCTTAATGGGGCAAGTGTAACTATCTAGGCtcctgcagggttagggttaattgcACAAATTAAATTCTCTCTCCTTGTACATTCCAATAATTAAATTCCCAATTCAACATTATCCCTGACGATTCAATCGATTCCCTCCGGCTTTCAGGCTGACTatgtcactgttcagacagctTAGCTATCctggaaatatagaaatacaagTTGAAATGATTGAAAATCCTGCAGTCAATGTTTGATACTATGTGCATTAATTCCCTTAACTGGGACATTTTTAAATATGGAATTTAAAGTCGATTCCCAAGgtttaatgtttttaaaatggtctaATTCCAATTTAATTCCAATTCCATAACTTTAAAGATGGTTGACATTTTTAATTGAATTCaagaattgaattggaatttccAATTCAATTGGAATTGACACCAAACCTGTTTGTACATCATTTGTCTAAAGTCTCCCATGTCAACAAAAACATCCATTCTCTTCTCCAGTTCAATGGCAAGCTACCTATGCTCCCTCTGGAAGTCCTGGAGGAGATACTGCTGAATGTACATCCACACcaggtggtgtgtgtctgtcgaCTGGTCTGTCATGAGTGGAAAGAAGTAGTAGACAGTGATTCTCTTTGGAGAGAGAGGTGCCGAAGAGAGGGATACCAGACATATGATGCCACTAAACTACCTGAAGACTGGCGTTTATTTTACTTCTTGTGTAAGAAGAGACGTAATCTTATCAAAAATCCCGGAGCAGAGGGTAAGAGTTGAGACGAGACACATTTCTAAATTTTCTACGTTGGGGTGGGGATCCTGTCGTGAACTCCAGAACCAACAATTCAAATCCCTCTTTTCTCCAGATAAATTCAATGGCTGGCAGATAATGAAGAATGGAGGGGATCAATGGAACATAGAGTCAGGGGAACTTAATAACACGGCCACAAAATACTTTGTGACTTCTTACGCGTGAGTATATGGTAAAGTAATATCACAATTATGGTGAGAAGACCTTGACTCATCCCCACTTTGTTTCACTACCACATTGTTACTCATTCACGTCCAAGGACcttacagttccttcagaaagtattcttaccccttgacttattgcacattgtgttgtgttacagccggaattcaATATGGatgaaatagattttatttatctCACCCAGCTACAAACAATACCctttaatgacaaagtgaaaacttgtttttagacatttttgcaaatgtattgaagatGAAATACcgaaatctaatttacataagtattcacacccctgagtcaatacatgatTGAATCACATTTGGCTGTGGTTACagcagtgagtctttctgggtaagagctttgcacacctggattgtaaaatATTTGCCCACTATTCTTTCAAAaagtcttcaagctctgtcaaattgtttgttgatcattgctagataaccattttcatgtcttgccatagattttcaagcagatttaagtcaaaactgtaacttggccactccaTAAGACTCActgtcttggtaagaaactccagtgtagattcggccttgtattttaggttattctcctgctgaaaggtgaattcatctcccagtgtctggaggAAAGCAGTGAACCAGGTTTGccgctaggattttgcctgtgcttatctcCATTCCATTTCTAGTATtgttgagtaactacaatgttgttgatccatcttcagttttctcctatcacagccattacactcttaactgttttaaattcaccattgacttcatggtgaaatccccgagttcctctccagcaactgagttatgaAGGACGCCTTTATCTTTGTATtggctgggtgtattgatacaccgtccaaagtgtaattaataactttaccatgctcaaagggatattcaatgtctgcttataTTTACCAAtacaatctaccaataggtgccctgatttgcaaggcattggaataccctggtctttgtggttgaatctgtatttgaaattcactgctcaactgaaggCCCTTACaaatatttgtatgtgtgtggtatagTGATGAGCGAGTCATTCAAAATTCATGTTGAACACTTATTACATACAGaataagtccatgcaacttatttatgtgactgtttaatcagatttttactcctgaacatatttaggcttgccatgacaaAGGGGTTTAATATTTATTTACTCAGGACATTTCAGCTTTGTATTAAtttgtgaaataaaaaaagaattccactttaacattatgggatattatgtgtaggcaatctatacacaataccccataatgaaaaagcaaaaacagattttttgttttttttttgcaaatgtattaaaataaaaaaacatcacatttacattaaatcaaatcaaatttataaagcccttcgtacatcagctgatatctcaaagtgctgtacagaaacccagcctaaaaccccaaaaagcaagcaatgcaggtgtagaagcacggtggctaggaaaaactccctagaaaggccaaaacctaggaagaaacctagagaggaaccaggctatgtggggtggccagtcctctactggctgtgccgggtggagattataacagaacatggccaagatgttcaaatgttcataaatgaccagcatggtcgaataataataaggcagaacagtcaggtggactggggacagcaaggagtcatcatgtcaggtattcctggggcatggtcctagggctcaggtcctccgagagagagaaagaaagagagaattagagagagcatatgtgggatggccagtcctcttctggctgtgccgggtggagattataacagaacatggccaagatgttcaaatgttcataaatgaccagcatggtcgaataataataaggcagaacagttgaaactggagcagcagcacggccaggtggactggggacagcaaggagtcatcatgtcaggtagtcctggggcatggtcctagggctcaggtcctccgagggagagaattagagaacgcacacttagattcacacaggacaccgaataggacaggagaagtactccagatataacaaactgaccctagccccccgacacataaactactgcagcataaatactggaggctgagacaggaggggtcaggagacactgtggccccatccgaggacacccccggacagggccaaacaggaaggatataaccccacccactttgccaaagcacagaccccacaccactagagggatatcttcaaccaccaacttaccatcctgagacaaggctgagtatagcccacaaagacctccgccacggcacaacccaagggttgtgactcaacccactcaggtgacgcaccccctccagggacggcatgagagagccccagtaagccagtgactcagcccctgtaatagggttagaggcagagaatcccagtggggGTTTAATATTTATTTACTCAGGACATGTAAAAgtgtattcagacactttactcagtactttctcgaagcacctttggcagcaattacagcctcgagtcttcttgggtatgacactacaagcttggcacatctgtatttggggagtttctcccattcttctctgcagatcctctcaagctctgtcaggttagatgaggagcgtcgctgcacagctattttcaggtctctccagagatgttcgatcaggttcaagtccgggccctggctgggccactcaaggacattcagagacgtgtcccgaagccactcctgcgttgtattggctgtgtgtttTAGGGTTGCTTAGGTTttgatcaaggatctctctgtgctttgctcctttcatctttccctcgatccctgCCActtaacatccccacagcatgatgctgcttcCACCATGCtataccgtagggatggtattggtaAGGTGGtgagtggtgcctggtttcctccagacgtgacggttGGCATTCAGGCGAAACAGTTTAATCTTGATTTCAtaagaccagataatcttgtttctcatgattagagtcctttaggtgccttttggcaaactacaaacTACATGTgtctttttactgaggagtggcttccgtctggccactctaccatataggcctgatttgctggagtgctgcagagatggttgtccatctggaaggttctcccatctccacagaggaattttggagctctgtcagagtgaccatcgggtacttggtcacctccctgaccaaggttcttctcccccaattgctcagtttggccgggcggtggTTCcgaacttattccatttaagaatgatggaggccattgtgttctggggaccttcaatgctgcagacatgttttggttcccttcctcagatctgtgcctcgacaaaatcctgtctcggagttctgcggacagttccttcgacctcatggcttggttcttgctctgccatgcactgtcaactgtgggaccttatatagacaggtgtgcctttccaagtcatgccccatcaattgaatttaccacaggtggactcaatcaagttgtagaaacatctcaaggatgatcaatggaaacaagatgcacctaagctcaatttcgggtctcatagcaatttctacaaacctgttttcactttgtcattatggggtattgtgtagattgaggaaaaaatATGTGGAAATGTggatgtggaaaaagtgaaggtctgaatactttctgaatgcactgtacagtatgcAATGGGGAATTCtataaaaataaacaattaaagGGTAAACGATTCACACAATGAATATGCGAGAATTGGAGGGAGACAGTGGAGCACTTTCTGGAAAGCCGAGCGCAGGCATTCTGGAGAGCCGAGCGCAGGCATTCTGGAGAGCCGAGCGCAGGCATTCTGGAGAGCCGAGCGCAGGCATTCTGGAGAGCCGAGCGCAGGCATTCTGGAGAGCCGAGCGCAGGCATTCTGGAGAGGGATGTCTATATCTTCGCCATtgacccctccccttcttcttgtctcaacattttaaATTCTACTCGAGATGCATTATCTTCACATTTTAGATGCTTTTCGCTGACATCCGCAACTCAATAATCAGCTAGACCTATTGCCATGTGCTCTGTCCAAATTGCTGGCATCCAAAATAGGCATAGGCCTATGCACTTGTGATTTGAAACACtccacagctatttaaaaaaataaatatatatatataagctaATGATCATCTGTGGCGACGTCAAGCTCTGTGGTGAAGTATTTTATTTAGATAAGAGTAATTATATAATTTAGGTTAAGCCAGCATCCGGACAGTGAACTGTGCACCCGCCAACTTTCTTTTCTTTTCGCAAGTGGTtgaaaccagagatctgtatatattgacgagatgctcatgtctacGCCCTAACAATGGAATTCATTGTTCCAAAGGAAGAAATGCAGGCGACACGCTTAGGCCTGCATATTatgccaatagaaacacattggctTTATTCAGGACAGATTACGGCAATAGTGAgtcctctcgcttcgcctcttcctctctgctgaaacAGCGCCCCTATGTCTTActatatgtagcccatgtatgtgatgctgtctggccagACAAAGTATGAAATGCCATACTCCTTTTGTCCAGAGCATCAGATACATACATGGTCTACAAATACAGAGACAGACGGGCGCTGTTTCGCTTGATGGtttcagagaggaagaagtgaaGCGAGAAGGCTCACTCTCACTAAAATCTGTCACTCGGATGCATCTTTCTATCAGCGCACGTCTCGGTCAAATAAATGATATTTTTTatttggatgggcaaggaggtaTGGTAGGGTGGACCAGGCCTCCTAGGGCTTGCCCATAATGCCGGCCCTGCTTGCGGTACATTTTTGGAAACACAGGttccttatctttcatatcagtgagaaataatttacaaaaaaaataagttGATTTACTACACACCTTTTCTACAGGTATAGAGTTAGTGTTCTCACACAGCCAAATCTCCATGTTACATCGCTTGTTTATGGAAGATAGAGGGAAGACGGACTGCCACCTGGTTTACTTAGCTATCTAGAGTGCTCAGCGCACCAAGGGGGCATGTTTAGAAAACCGGTTTGAAAGCGATGATTATTGACTTCTAAACGATAATACTTATTATATCGATACCTTGACTCCCAAGTATCGATTTTGAAACTTGTTTTTTGGttaggtagagtagtgttagctaacgctagttggctgtacctgtaCCAGAAATCCAGTATTCTTCATCCTAttgcttgttctccatcttttttAAAAGTGAGCCAacttgttttcagcacttttctCATGCTCTCTTGTGTCTTTGTAGCAGACATAATAGTgaacaatatgtttggaacattttaatcgcaataaaatcacagtatcgaatcgtaATACAATATGTATTATGATTCTATATGCATTCCCAGCCCTAGTTACTTACTAGCATTCATGGTAAATGGCTTGGCTGTGTGTCCTGTTGTCTTTGGTTCATCTCAGGACCTGCATGAAGTCTCAGCTGATTGACTTGGAGGAAGAGGGTTACAGGCCTTCTTTAATGGATGCCTTTCAGCCTGCCATAGTAATATCTGACTGGTGAGAAGAATATTACAATATTGCTGTTCACTGTCTGCTACTCTGCTTGTCAGaggaatagtactgtacaactTGTATGTTTGTGTGTCCATATCAGGTATGCTCCACGCTGGGACTGTGGCTCTGAATATGAGATCTGTGTTGAGTTGCTAAATCAAAAGAAGAAGCCAATTAGGAAGTTTAGTCCAGATGCTGTCATCTTTCAACAGTGGAATGATCAGAAATGGAATCAGGTAAAACCGTCAGACTATAAGTAAAATAAcgttttattggtcgcatacacatatttggcAGATGTTTTTGCGGATGTatcaatgcttgtgtttctagctccaacagtgcagtaatatctaacaatacacaacaatctaaaaagttaaagaatggaattaagaaatatagaactATTAGGACCAGTAATGTAgggtgtatgtatgtacatacacaagcttcccacaataagttgggtgaactttggcccattcctcctgacaaagctggtgtaactgaatcaggtttgtaaggcctctttgctcgcacacgctttttcagttctgcccacaaatgttctattggatggggtcagggctttgtgacggccactccaataccttgactttgttgtccttaagccattttgccacaactttggaagtatgcttggggtcattgtccatttggaatacccatttgcgaccaagctttaacttcctgactgatgtcttgagatgttgcttcaatatatccacatcattttcctccacatgatgccatttattttgtgaagtgcaccagtccgtcctgcagcaaagcacccccacaacatgatgctgccaaccccttgcttcacggttgggatgatgttctttggcttgaaagcctccccctttttcctccaaacatagtgatggtcattatggccaaacagttctatttttgtttcatcagaccagaggacatttctccaaaaagtacagtctttgtccccatgtgcagttgcaaatcgtagactggcttttctatggcggttttggagcagtggcttcatccttgctgagtggccattcagattatgtcgatataggactcatttttctgtggatatagatacttttgtacctgtttcctccagcatcttcacaaggtccgttgcagttgttctgggattgatttgcacttttcacaccaaagtacgttaatctctaggagacagaacgcgtctccttcctgagcggtatgacgactgcgtggtcccatggtgtttatacttgcgtactattctttgtacagatgaacgtggtacct
Coding sequences within:
- the LOC110492151 gene encoding F-box only protein 6, with product MKRITKWGQLYKTRNDSDSSSVLENFNGKLPMLPLEVLEEILLNVHPHQVVCVCRLVCHEWKEVVDSDSLWRERCRREGYQTYDATKLPEDWRLFYFLCKKRRNLIKNPGAEDKFNGWQIMKNGGDQWNIESGELNNTATKYFVTSYATCMKSQLIDLEEEGYRPSLMDAFQPAIVISDWYAPRWDCGSEYEICVELLNQKKKPIRKFSPDAVIFQQWNDQKWNQMTHVFKNYGPGVRYIRFIHGGKDTQFWAGWYGIRVTNSSVEICPSVDR